The nucleotide window GCCGGGCCGCCCGTTCCAGCATGGCCGAGGCGGCCTTCCGGGTGAAGGTGAGGAGCAGGATGGCCTCCGGCTCGGTCCCGCGGGCGACCAGTCGGGCCACCCGGTGGACCAGGGTCCGGGTCTTGCCGCTGCCGGCCCCGGCGATGACCAGGACCGGCCCGTCGAGGGTCTCCACGGCCTCCCGCTGTTGGGGGTTCAAGCCGGCGTCCGGGTCTCCGGCCGGGGATGCGGCGGTGGTGGATGGATGCCTGCTCATGGACTGGGTGGTCCGGCCGGCGGCGCGCCGGTCCCGGCGCGTCGTCTCAGGACCCCGCCGGGGCGAGTTCCTCGGGGGACGGTATCTCGGCGGACAGGGGCAAGATGAAGAAGAAGTTGTTCCCGAGGGGCCTCGGCTCGTACCCGGTGACCCCCCCGTGGACCTCCACCACCTTCTTCACGAAGTGGAGGCCGTGCCCGGAGCCCGGCTGGCCGGCGGCCGATCGGGCGCGGTAGCCCTCCTCGTAGAGGCGGCCGGCCTCCTCGTCGGGGATGGCGGGCCCCGTGGTGAAGACGTTGAACTTGACCCCGTGCTTTCCGGGCCCGAAGAAGTCCGGCAGCATCTCCCGGCCGTAGGCCATGAACTTGACCGGCTCCCCGTGCTCGTTGGTCACCTCCCGGCAGTACTTCAGGGCGTTGGAGAAGAAGTTGGCGTAGACCTGGGAAAGGAGCCCCACGTCCACGGAGAGGGGGTAGTCCTCGTCCGCGGGGACGCCTCCGAGGAGGTCGTCGATGCGGATGCCGCTCCGCTCGAGGCGCTCCCGGTACCGGGCGAGCTGGGGGTCGATGACCTCCCGCCGGACGTTGCACTGCCGGATGCGCGGCACGAGCTGCCCCCTCTCGAAGTGGTCCCGGCGCAGGAGACTTTCGAGGAAGAGGCTGGTGTTCCGGTAGTGCTTCTCCACGGCCTCGTATTGCTCGAGGAGCTGGCGCGAGAGCCCGGAAAGGCTTTGTTGCAGGGCCTCCATCTCGCCCAGGTCCGGGCAGTCCTCCGCGCGCTTCTCCTCGATCTTTTGCGCCATGCCTTGGGCGATCCGCTCGAGTTCACCGATCCGCCGGCGCAGATCCCGGAAGAAGACCTGGTAGTGCATGTTGGGCACCAGGACGTTGTGTTCGATGTCCGCCACCAGGGTGGCGATGAAGCGCAGGTGACGCACGTTCTGGAGCGCCATCTGCTTGTAGTGCAGGTTGTAGCCGATACGGTTGGCGTACTTCTCGAAGAAGAGCCGGTCCCCCGCGTCGAGGCGGCCCAGGGGGAAGACCTCGTAGACCCCGATGATCTCCTCCCACTGGTCCACGGGCAGCGTGGCGATGAGGCGGCGGTTGCCCCGGATGGGGATCACGTAGGAGTCCTCGAGCTCGTAAGGCCGGTCCTCGAGGCGGATCCCCTCGGGCGGCGGCATGTCGCGCACGTTGAGCCCGTTCAGGGAGTCGCAGACCGTAAGGAGCCTTCCGGTCTCCCGCTGGACGAGATAGAGGCACGAGTCGAAGCCCATGAAGACCTTGGGCACGAAGACGCAGACCCGGTAGAAGTTGTCGAGGGTCTCGAACTCCTGGGCGAGGTCGAAGAAGGCGCGGAGGGCGCGTCCCTGGACCTTGTCGAAGTTGTAGATCTCGTAGTCGTCCCGCTTCTTCCGGATCCGGGAGAGGACCGAGGAGAGTTCGGGGGGATCGGCGGAATCGGTGTACGGCGGCATCGGACGCCCCTGCGGCGTACGCCGCAGGGAGGATCGGCACCCCGGCGGCGCCTGTCTGGAGACAGCTTACCGGCTGGCCCCGCCCCGGGTCAAGGCGCGGCCGGCTAGCGCGCGCCCGCCTGCCGGCGCGCCAGGAAGTCGCGGTCGGCGGCGCGCACCCCCGCGAAGTAATCCTCGATGGCATGGACCAGGTCCACGATGGTGGACTTCTCCGGCAGGATGTCCACCCGGAGGCCGATTTTCTCGGCGGTCTTGGCGGTCACCGGGCCGATGCAGGCCACCCGGGCCCGAGTGAGGATGCGCCGGCGCTGCGCCTCCGGAAAGAGCTTGAAGAAGTGCTTGACCGTGGAGGAGCTGGTGAAGGTGACCACGTCCACAGGGTCGGCCTCGAGGGCCTCCACCATGCCCTCGGGCAGCTCCGGGGCGTAGGTCCGGTAGGTGGGCGCCACGGTCACCTCGGCGCCGAGCCGGCGGAGCCCCTCCGGGAGGAGCTCCCGTCCCTTCTCGGCCCGGGGGACGAGGATCCGGCGCCCGGCGACCCCTTCCCTTCCAAATGCCTCGAGCAGGCCCTCCGCCCGGAAGTCGTCCGGGACGAGGTCCACCCGGAGCCGGAGCGCTTCCAGGGCCTGGGCCGTCCCCTCGCCCACGGCGGCGAGACGGGCCCGGCCGAGGTGCCGGGCGTCGAGGCCCCGGTCCCAGAGCCGGGCGAAGAAGAACCGAACGGCGTTGGTGCTGCTGAAGACCACCCAGTCGTAGGCCGCCAGTTCCGTGACGGCCCGGTCCAGGGGCGCGGGGTCGGCGGGCGGCCCCACGGCGATGGTCGGGCATTCCACGCAGAGGGCCCCCCGCATCTCGAGCCGCACCACCAGCTCGCTGGCCTGCTCCCGGGTCCGGGTGACGAGGACCCTGCGCCCGAGGAGCGGCCGCCCTTCGAACCAGTCGAGCTCGGACCGGAGCCCCGCCACCTCTCCCACCACGATGACGGCCGGGGGGCCGAGCTCCGCCTCGCGGACGCGGTCCACGATGTCGGCCAGGGTGCCGTCCACCGAGCGGTGCCGCGGCGTGGTGCCCCAGCGGATCACCGCCACCGGGGTCTCGGGCGGGCGCCCGTTCTCCACGAGCCGCCGCACGATGTTCGGAAGGTTCGACATCCCCATGAGGAAGACCAGGGTCCCGACGCCGGTGGAAAGCCCCTTCCAGTCGATGGTGGCCTCGTCGTCCTTGCCGCTCTCTCGGTGCCCGG belongs to Dissulfurirhabdus thermomarina and includes:
- a CDS encoding sensor histidine kinase, whose translation is MPPYTDSADPPELSSVLSRIRKKRDDYEIYNFDKVQGRALRAFFDLAQEFETLDNFYRVCVFVPKVFMGFDSCLYLVQRETGRLLTVCDSLNGLNVRDMPPPEGIRLEDRPYELEDSYVIPIRGNRRLIATLPVDQWEEIIGVYEVFPLGRLDAGDRLFFEKYANRIGYNLHYKQMALQNVRHLRFIATLVADIEHNVLVPNMHYQVFFRDLRRRIGELERIAQGMAQKIEEKRAEDCPDLGEMEALQQSLSGLSRQLLEQYEAVEKHYRNTSLFLESLLRRDHFERGQLVPRIRQCNVRREVIDPQLARYRERLERSGIRIDDLLGGVPADEDYPLSVDVGLLSQVYANFFSNALKYCREVTNEHGEPVKFMAYGREMLPDFFGPGKHGVKFNVFTTGPAIPDEEAGRLYEEGYRARSAAGQPGSGHGLHFVKKVVEVHGGVTGYEPRPLGNNFFFILPLSAEIPSPEELAPAGS
- the cobA gene encoding uroporphyrinogen-III C-methyltransferase, which encodes MPDPPGPRVGRVYLVGAGPGDPGLLTLRGKEILERAEVVVYDRLASPRLLEFVAPGAERIYVGKKAGRHVVPQDRINAIIVEKAREGKTVVRLKGGDPFIFGRGGEEAQELRRAGIPYEIVPGVTSAIAVPAYAGIPLTHRAHTASVAFVTGHRESGKDDEATIDWKGLSTGVGTLVFLMGMSNLPNIVRRLVENGRPPETPVAVIRWGTTPRHRSVDGTLADIVDRVREAELGPPAVIVVGEVAGLRSELDWFEGRPLLGRRVLVTRTREQASELVVRLEMRGALCVECPTIAVGPPADPAPLDRAVTELAAYDWVVFSSTNAVRFFFARLWDRGLDARHLGRARLAAVGEGTAQALEALRLRVDLVPDDFRAEGLLEAFGREGVAGRRILVPRAEKGRELLPEGLRRLGAEVTVAPTYRTYAPELPEGMVEALEADPVDVVTFTSSSTVKHFFKLFPEAQRRRILTRARVACIGPVTAKTAEKIGLRVDILPEKSTIVDLVHAIEDYFAGVRAADRDFLARRQAGAR